In Treponema vincentii, a single window of DNA contains:
- a CDS encoding proline--tRNA ligase, producing MKRSQTFIPTLRETPAEAVVVSHQLLLRAGMIRRLGNGLFNYLPLGLRVFRKVENIVREEIDATGCLECKASVVAPGEIWQESKRWYTMGDGLLRMKNRLGQDLVVSPTNEESFTALMRYELGSYKDYPLSVYHINTKYRDEIRPRYGLMRAREFTMKDAYSFHTNADCLDKTYRSFGEAYEKIFRRFGLSIIRVRADSGSMGGSGSEEFMVESAIGDDTLILCPQCRYSANEEKAACAPDPYTELPETAEKCTKLPTPDARTIEELVAFLHTSPKAFIKTLIYHVKDSEVIDSEFVAVCIRGDLEVNEAKLTAVLKAAEVELASNADVEDITGTVVGFAGPIGLTKAPVLADESVMLMHDAVTGALEKDMHYIHVEPKRDFAPTMVCDVRIVKAGDLCPLCKTPFYSKKGNELGHIFKLGTKYTKSMNMTYLDESGQQQYPLMGCYGIGIDRALASIIEEHHDDNGIIWPMSVAPYHVGIVPIQYEGTMKAVADRLHDELTARGIEVLLDDRLERPGVKFKDMDLIGLPIRLVISDKKLPNIEFKFRSDEESMNMPLEGVIDYVVQRVQRELK from the coding sequence GTGAAAAGATCTCAAACGTTTATTCCCACATTACGGGAAACGCCTGCGGAAGCAGTTGTTGTCAGTCATCAATTATTATTACGCGCCGGAATGATCCGTAGATTGGGGAACGGGCTGTTTAATTATCTGCCGCTCGGTTTACGGGTGTTCAGAAAGGTTGAAAATATCGTGCGGGAGGAAATCGACGCTACCGGATGTTTGGAGTGTAAAGCTTCGGTTGTCGCTCCGGGCGAGATTTGGCAAGAGTCCAAGCGCTGGTACACGATGGGAGACGGGCTTTTAAGGATGAAAAACCGCCTCGGTCAAGATCTCGTTGTCAGCCCGACAAACGAAGAATCGTTTACCGCCCTGATGCGGTATGAGCTCGGTTCGTACAAGGATTATCCGCTTTCGGTGTATCATATTAATACAAAATACCGGGATGAAATTCGTCCCCGTTACGGATTAATGCGCGCCCGCGAGTTTACGATGAAGGATGCGTATTCTTTCCATACGAACGCTGACTGTCTTGATAAAACCTACCGTTCATTCGGTGAAGCATACGAAAAGATATTCCGCCGTTTCGGTTTAAGTATTATACGGGTTCGGGCGGATTCCGGTTCTATGGGAGGCAGCGGCTCCGAGGAATTCATGGTTGAATCCGCAATCGGGGACGACACGCTCATCCTTTGCCCGCAGTGCCGCTATTCTGCAAACGAAGAAAAGGCTGCCTGTGCACCCGATCCCTACACCGAACTTCCCGAAACAGCGGAAAAATGCACGAAGCTGCCGACACCCGATGCCCGCACAATAGAGGAATTAGTTGCGTTCTTGCACACCTCGCCGAAAGCATTCATTAAAACCCTAATCTATCATGTAAAAGATTCCGAGGTTATCGACTCGGAGTTTGTTGCAGTGTGTATCCGCGGTGATTTGGAAGTAAACGAAGCAAAATTGACAGCAGTACTCAAAGCTGCGGAAGTTGAACTTGCCTCCAATGCGGACGTTGAAGATATTACGGGTACCGTAGTCGGATTTGCCGGCCCTATCGGTTTAACCAAGGCTCCCGTATTGGCTGACGAAAGTGTCATGCTGATGCATGATGCCGTAACCGGTGCACTGGAAAAAGATATGCACTATATTCATGTTGAACCGAAACGGGATTTTGCTCCCACGATGGTGTGCGATGTCCGGATCGTCAAGGCAGGCGATCTCTGCCCTTTGTGCAAAACGCCGTTTTACAGCAAAAAAGGTAATGAGCTTGGACACATCTTCAAACTCGGTACAAAATACACCAAAAGTATGAATATGACTTACCTTGACGAAAGTGGTCAACAGCAGTATCCTTTAATGGGTTGCTACGGTATCGGCATCGACCGTGCTCTGGCATCGATTATCGAAGAGCATCACGACGATAACGGAATTATCTGGCCGATGAGCGTTGCTCCGTATCATGTCGGTATTGTACCGATACAATATGAAGGAACCATGAAGGCCGTTGCTGACCGGCTGCACGATGAACTCACGGCTCGCGGTATTGAAGTATTGCTGGATGACCGTTTGGAACGGCCGGGGGTTAAGTTTAAGGATATGGATCTCATCGGCTTGCCTATCCGGCTTGTCATCAGCGATAAGAAACTGCCTAATATTGAATTTAAGTTCCGTTCGGATGAAGAGTCGATGAATATGCCGCTTGAGGGTGTTATCGATTATGTTGTGCAACGCGTTCAGCGCGAATTAAAGTAG
- the dxr gene encoding 1-deoxy-D-xylulose-5-phosphate reductoisomerase yields the protein MQKIIVLGASGTIGQNTIDIIRKFPSRFELAGVSVHTKTDVLNALRAEFHFQDFAVTDSAAAAGYDIKHHSLERFLTETPADIVVNGIAGAAGLQASLIAVRTHRTLALANKESIVMAGHLLQQEAEKYHSLIIPVDSEHSAIYSLIRAHGREAIERLIITASGGPFRTWAKERIQEATLQDALKHPTWTMGAKITIDSASLANKALEVIEAVHLFDISADRITVAVHPSSVVHSMVQLTGGEIYAQLSPPDMRNPIFAAMSYPEEPPPYLAPLDFTKPLDLHFEPPRTEDFPMLSLGFIAARKKAGYPIAFNAANEQAVAAFLRNQIRFVHLAEITAQVMQEDWSATPKEITDVMRIDESARRRADEAVQKLQFLDSFLRCRCDV from the coding sequence ATGCAAAAGATAATCGTACTCGGGGCGAGCGGGACGATCGGACAAAATACTATCGATATTATACGCAAGTTTCCAAGCCGTTTTGAACTTGCCGGTGTTTCCGTACATACAAAGACTGATGTGTTGAATGCCTTACGTGCCGAATTTCATTTTCAAGATTTTGCGGTAACGGATTCCGCCGCTGCCGCAGGGTATGATATAAAACATCATAGTCTTGAACGGTTTTTAACCGAAACCCCTGCCGATATTGTGGTGAACGGTATTGCAGGAGCGGCGGGATTACAGGCCTCCCTCATTGCGGTTCGGACTCATCGAACACTTGCTCTTGCAAATAAAGAAAGCATTGTGATGGCGGGGCATCTTTTGCAACAAGAAGCCGAAAAGTATCATTCACTCATTATACCGGTAGATTCCGAACATTCAGCCATTTACAGCTTAATACGGGCTCACGGACGGGAGGCTATTGAACGCCTGATCATTACTGCTTCCGGCGGCCCGTTCAGGACATGGGCAAAGGAACGGATTCAAGAAGCAACGCTGCAGGACGCGCTTAAACACCCGACGTGGACGATGGGCGCTAAAATTACGATCGATTCCGCCTCCCTTGCCAATAAGGCTTTGGAAGTAATCGAAGCGGTGCATCTTTTCGATATTTCTGCCGACCGTATTACCGTTGCGGTACATCCGTCAAGTGTCGTACATTCGATGGTGCAGCTTACCGGCGGTGAAATCTATGCGCAGCTTTCTCCGCCCGATATGCGCAATCCCATTTTTGCTGCGATGAGCTATCCTGAAGAACCGCCGCCCTATCTTGCGCCGCTCGATTTTACCAAGCCTTTAGATCTGCACTTCGAGCCGCCGCGGACGGAGGATTTTCCGATGTTATCGCTCGGGTTTATCGCCGCCCGTAAAAAGGCAGGGTACCCGATCGCATTCAACGCCGCCAATGAACAGGCCGTCGCAGCATTTTTGCGCAATCAAATCCGGTTTGTGCACTTAGCGGAGATTACCGCACAGGTGATGCAGGAAGATTGGAGCGCTACGCCGAAGGAGATAACGGATGTTATGCGCATCGACGAATCCGCCCGCCGCCGCGCAGACGAAGCTGTCCAAAAACTTCAGTTTTTGGACAGCTTCCTTAGATGTAGATGCGATGTTTAA
- a CDS encoding formylglycine-generating enzyme family protein, with protein MKKILLTIAAMITLAAFFAGCKGPNTPSKETQPLPPSSPQEEGGSGGSSTPTQITITVAGDEHVTLKAEKTFTADKGKTWHQLQALAEDKIDHYNEHYGLDKWKLTNAAGDDLIADYVFNANTTVFVVTKQITTPLPSKITITVAGDTGVILKADPTFEVAPGKHWDEIEALAKTKIQKYQSHYELKNWRLSNASGQVLDDSYITSFNANTTVFIETKPIDIQLTIKGEHVDITSPAEMYVPKGTKWSEIKTRVMDKVSQKPGFVILAWKKGSKTGIEFYDNFQFRGKTTIYVETRPTDVTITIKSNGYVQLAADPKITKPYGVKWREIKDEAKTKITCNPGYVFATWKKGSTTGKELFDIDDFEEDTDIYAITQQVPVPNGVKVTPPTGGITGHAVSYTLPTADASWKGVFINGRTVNLNAYTIGKYEVSVQIWNEVCEWAQRNGYLFEFDPKNDDTPTQANQPMANISWTDCIAWCNAYTEMTFGNTEQCVYRDGSPSGKVIKQAFHGDKAYCDFSKKGFRLPTEAEWEYAARYQGNDSTNAEQYGTVYLTNLNSASGATKPVGFEGMAMPSGESYETLRAETALFAVFNKWWNGTEFASQSPSVPGRANVGDKTANKLGLHNMSGNVAEWCWDLYTTINASTNAYPTGPFPDYETQRVVRGGNWSESTGQAVYDCMTGKRKSKGSSGADPIRGFRLVWKE; from the coding sequence ATGAAAAAGATACTATTGACTATAGCAGCGATGATAACGCTTGCGGCATTTTTTGCAGGATGTAAAGGCCCCAATACTCCATCCAAGGAGACGCAGCCGTTACCCCCGTCTTCCCCACAGGAAGAGGGCGGAAGCGGCGGCAGCTCAACACCTACACAAATAACGATAACGGTTGCGGGGGATGAGCACGTTACGCTTAAAGCGGAAAAAACATTTACGGCTGATAAAGGAAAAACCTGGCATCAATTACAAGCATTGGCGGAAGATAAAATAGACCACTACAACGAACATTACGGACTCGACAAATGGAAACTTACCAATGCTGCCGGTGATGATTTAATTGCTGACTATGTTTTTAATGCAAATACAACTGTTTTTGTTGTAACAAAACAGATCACAACGCCGCTGCCGTCTAAGATTACGATAACGGTTGCGGGAGACACAGGGGTTATATTAAAAGCCGATCCTACATTTGAAGTGGCTCCGGGCAAGCACTGGGATGAAATCGAAGCGCTTGCAAAAACGAAAATACAAAAATATCAGTCTCATTATGAGCTTAAAAACTGGCGTCTTAGCAATGCTTCAGGGCAGGTTTTGGATGACAGCTATATAACTTCGTTTAATGCCAATACTACTGTCTTTATAGAAACAAAACCGATAGATATACAGCTTACCATTAAAGGAGAGCATGTCGATATCACTTCTCCTGCCGAAATGTATGTACCTAAGGGCACAAAATGGAGCGAAATAAAAACCAGAGTTATGGATAAAGTTAGTCAAAAACCCGGTTTTGTCATACTTGCATGGAAAAAAGGCAGTAAAACCGGTATCGAATTTTACGATAACTTTCAATTTAGAGGCAAAACGACGATATACGTCGAAACAAGACCGACAGATGTTACTATCACGATAAAAAGCAACGGTTATGTTCAGTTGGCAGCAGATCCTAAAATTACAAAGCCATATGGCGTAAAATGGAGAGAAATAAAAGACGAAGCAAAAACTAAGATAACCTGTAACCCAGGCTATGTGTTTGCCACATGGAAAAAAGGCAGCACAACCGGAAAAGAGCTGTTTGACATTGATGATTTTGAAGAAGACACCGACATATATGCGATCACACAACAAGTTCCCGTTCCCAACGGTGTAAAGGTAACGCCTCCTACAGGCGGTATTACCGGACATGCCGTTTCGTATACCTTGCCAACCGCCGACGCTTCATGGAAAGGCGTATTTATCAATGGACGCACAGTCAATTTAAATGCCTATACTATAGGTAAATACGAAGTTAGTGTGCAAATATGGAATGAAGTGTGCGAATGGGCTCAAAGGAACGGTTATTTGTTTGAATTTGACCCTAAAAACGACGATACTCCTACCCAAGCTAATCAGCCGATGGCAAACATAAGCTGGACTGACTGCATAGCGTGGTGTAATGCATATACCGAGATGACATTCGGAAACACGGAACAGTGTGTATACCGTGACGGATCACCATCGGGGAAGGTCATAAAACAGGCTTTCCATGGTGATAAAGCATATTGCGATTTTTCCAAAAAAGGATTCCGTTTGCCGACGGAAGCCGAGTGGGAGTACGCTGCACGTTATCAGGGTAACGACAGCACCAATGCCGAACAATACGGCACTGTTTATTTAACCAATTTGAATTCGGCAAGCGGTGCAACAAAGCCTGTTGGCTTTGAAGGTATGGCAATGCCGTCCGGTGAAAGTTATGAAACCTTACGCGCAGAAACCGCCCTCTTTGCAGTTTTCAATAAATGGTGGAACGGCACGGAATTTGCATCACAAAGTCCCTCCGTACCTGGTAGAGCAAATGTCGGAGACAAAACAGCCAACAAATTGGGACTGCACAATATGAGTGGCAATGTTGCAGAATGGTGCTGGGATTTATATACAACCATAAATGCAAGTACAAATGCCTATCCTACCGGTCCTTTTCCGGACTATGAGACACAACGGGTAGTACGCGGCGGCAACTGGTCTGAAAGTACCGGACAAGCTGTATACGATTGCATGACCGGCAAGCGAAAATCAAAAGGTTCCAGTGGAGCTGATCCTATCAGAGGTTTCCGCTTAGTCTGGAAAGAGTAG
- the frr gene encoding ribosome recycling factor, translating into MSDIHSVYEEKMKKSIATLKDDFNGLRTGRASASLFDKIRVDSYGQPTPLNQVASISIPEARLVVIQPWDKSLLGEIEKAILKSELSLNPANDGKLIRIAIPPLTEERRKELAKQAKNFAEQCRVAIRNIRRDGIDEAKKQQKEGVLSEDALKVAEEKFQKATDAHINDINKLLAEKGKEIMEG; encoded by the coding sequence ATGAGCGATATTCATAGTGTCTATGAAGAAAAAATGAAGAAGTCGATTGCGACGTTGAAGGATGATTTTAACGGACTCCGGACGGGTCGTGCTTCTGCTTCTTTGTTCGATAAAATACGGGTTGACAGCTACGGACAGCCGACGCCGCTTAATCAAGTGGCATCCATTTCTATTCCTGAAGCCCGCTTAGTGGTTATTCAGCCATGGGATAAGTCGCTGTTGGGAGAAATCGAAAAAGCCATCCTTAAATCGGAGCTTTCGCTCAATCCTGCAAACGACGGTAAACTTATTCGTATCGCAATTCCGCCGCTTACCGAAGAGCGCCGGAAGGAGCTCGCTAAACAGGCAAAAAACTTTGCCGAGCAGTGCCGTGTAGCAATCCGTAATATTCGACGAGACGGTATCGATGAGGCAAAGAAGCAGCAGAAGGAAGGTGTGTTAAGTGAGGATGCCTTAAAAGTAGCCGAAGAAAAATTCCAAAAAGCAACGGATGCTCATATCAACGATATCAATAAGCTCCTTGCAGAAAAAGGAAAAGAAATTATGGAAGGTTAA
- a CDS encoding phosphatidate cytidylyltransferase yields MKKIIERIIMFVIGLPLVISSVYFLPYHHFLVLHLEIFAATALSIIEIRTMFSRKIAVYSMPIVLFAGMLIPVAVYLFMLGLFSRAVMTLIGIGALYFIFFVETFYSFSKPFEKSIQRVCSAAFIIFYPGLLVIFISAMTRWPSASNIIAMFLLMVFSCDSLAWLFGILFGKGNRGFVPASPNKSIVGFIGGAVAATATGFLAFKLFPADFGKSLSGSLLTGFCTGLAAIIGDLIESIFKRSAEVKDSGALILGRGGILDSADSILLAAPVFYLCYRFFIGI; encoded by the coding sequence ATGAAAAAGATTATTGAACGGATAATAATGTTTGTCATCGGATTGCCTCTTGTAATCAGTTCGGTATATTTTTTACCATACCATCATTTTTTGGTGCTGCATCTCGAAATATTTGCTGCCACGGCTCTTTCGATTATAGAAATTCGCACTATGTTTTCCCGAAAGATTGCCGTATACTCTATGCCGATTGTCTTATTTGCCGGCATGCTTATTCCAGTGGCCGTATATCTTTTTATGCTCGGGCTTTTTTCTCGCGCTGTAATGACCTTGATCGGTATCGGTGCACTTTATTTTATATTCTTTGTTGAAACCTTTTATTCTTTTTCAAAGCCGTTTGAAAAAAGTATTCAGCGTGTGTGTTCTGCAGCATTTATCATTTTTTATCCGGGTCTTTTGGTTATATTCATTTCTGCAATGACACGCTGGCCGTCTGCTTCGAATATTATTGCAATGTTTTTGCTGATGGTTTTTTCCTGTGATTCGCTTGCGTGGTTGTTCGGCATATTGTTTGGGAAAGGAAACCGCGGCTTTGTACCGGCGAGTCCGAACAAAAGCATCGTAGGTTTTATCGGAGGAGCCGTCGCCGCGACTGCAACCGGTTTTCTCGCCTTTAAGCTGTTCCCTGCCGACTTTGGAAAGAGTTTAAGCGGCTCTTTACTAACGGGTTTTTGCACCGGTTTGGCAGCTATCATCGGGGATCTTATCGAATCTATTTTTAAGCGTTCTGCTGAAGTAAAAGATTCCGGAGCGCTTATACTTGGACGTGGTGGAATCCTTGACAGTGCCGATTCTATTTTACTTGCTGCGCCGGTGTTCTATCTTTGCTATCGATTTTTCATTGGAATATAA
- the rpsB gene encoding 30S ribosomal protein S2 yields the protein MAVVTMKNLLESGVHFGHQVKRWDPRMKKYIFAERNGIHIIDLQKTITAIREAYDAVRKTTAAGKSVLFVGTKKQVQQTIAKEAERCGMFYVNNRWLGGMLTNFSTIKKSLARLKKIEKMENDGTFDSLTKKEVAVLQKEKAKLEKNLGGIKEMKELPGIIFIIDTRKETIAISEARRMGIPIVAVVDTNCNPEGIDYPIPGNDDAIRSISLFTQIIANAVIEADNESGLKIIENLQDGDEGFSDSNIDPYQDREDEEITDYSNYTPSEKNDHEEDSDDGSSSLIDEDELYGDR from the coding sequence ATGGCAGTAGTAACCATGAAAAACCTGCTTGAATCCGGTGTCCACTTCGGACATCAGGTAAAGCGCTGGGATCCGCGAATGAAAAAATACATTTTTGCGGAACGGAACGGTATCCACATTATTGATTTGCAGAAAACCATCACTGCAATCCGTGAGGCGTATGACGCGGTACGGAAGACAACCGCAGCAGGAAAATCGGTCTTATTCGTTGGAACTAAAAAACAAGTACAGCAAACCATTGCAAAAGAAGCTGAACGCTGCGGCATGTTCTATGTTAATAACCGCTGGCTCGGCGGAATGCTGACAAACTTTTCTACCATCAAAAAAAGCCTCGCTCGTCTTAAGAAAATTGAAAAAATGGAAAATGACGGCACCTTTGACAGCCTGACTAAAAAAGAAGTTGCCGTGCTGCAGAAGGAAAAAGCCAAGCTCGAAAAGAACCTCGGCGGTATCAAAGAGATGAAAGAGCTCCCGGGCATCATCTTTATCATTGATACACGAAAAGAAACTATCGCAATTAGCGAAGCCCGCCGTATGGGAATCCCGATTGTCGCAGTAGTCGATACAAACTGTAACCCTGAGGGTATTGATTATCCGATTCCGGGTAACGATGATGCTATCCGTTCGATTTCTTTATTCACTCAGATTATTGCAAATGCCGTTATCGAAGCTGATAACGAAAGCGGCCTCAAGATTATCGAAAATCTTCAAGACGGAGATGAAGGATTCAGTGATTCCAATATCGATCCGTATCAAGATCGTGAAGATGAAGAGATTACCGATTATTCCAACTATACTCCTTCAGAAAAGAACGATCATGAAGAAGATTCGGATGACGGAAGCAGTTCTTTAATTGATGAAGATGAACTATACGGCGACCGCTAA
- the tsf gene encoding translation elongation factor Ts, with translation MEIKASDVKALREKTGAGMMECKKALQECNGDAKEAEKYLKEKGLAAVEKRASRATSEGIIVVKTTDSKAVMVELTCETDFVAKNADFIAVGDKIAETALAKGYTDVQKELSDMVLDLATRVRENMGLRRLTAVQAGSDEYIAHYVHSDKKTGVIVVLKSDKSAVFADKVFQEFAYDCCLHAAAFTPLYVKKEDVDAAYIDEQLEVFRGQVAELQKPDNVKEGIVKGKLNKHLAEICFLEQAFVKDDKVSVAAKMKEVGKQLGANISLSKLVLWQLGQ, from the coding sequence ATGGAAATAAAAGCATCTGACGTAAAGGCACTGCGCGAAAAGACCGGCGCCGGTATGATGGAATGTAAAAAAGCTCTGCAAGAATGCAATGGTGATGCAAAAGAAGCGGAAAAATACTTAAAAGAAAAAGGTCTTGCCGCCGTTGAAAAGCGGGCAAGCCGCGCGACCAGCGAAGGTATCATTGTTGTTAAAACTACCGATTCTAAAGCGGTAATGGTGGAATTAACCTGTGAGACCGACTTTGTCGCAAAAAATGCCGATTTTATCGCAGTCGGTGATAAAATCGCAGAAACTGCTCTTGCAAAAGGTTATACCGATGTTCAGAAAGAATTGAGCGATATGGTGCTTGATCTTGCGACCCGTGTACGCGAAAATATGGGCTTACGGCGCTTAACTGCCGTACAAGCAGGCAGCGATGAATACATTGCGCATTATGTCCACTCCGACAAAAAAACCGGTGTTATCGTTGTGTTAAAATCAGATAAGTCTGCCGTGTTTGCCGACAAAGTGTTTCAGGAGTTTGCGTATGACTGCTGTCTCCATGCGGCGGCATTTACCCCGCTCTATGTAAAGAAAGAAGATGTCGATGCGGCATATATCGACGAGCAGCTTGAGGTATTCCGCGGACAGGTTGCTGAATTGCAGAAGCCCGACAATGTAAAGGAAGGAATTGTAAAAGGTAAGCTGAATAAGCATTTGGCTGAAATTTGCTTCCTTGAGCAGGCCTTTGTTAAGGACGATAAGGTATCCGTAGCGGCAAAGATGAAGGAAGTCGGAAAGCAGCTCGGTGCCAACATCAGCCTTTCAAAGCTTGTGCTGTGGCAGCTTGGCCAATAG
- the uppS gene encoding polyprenyl diphosphate synthase: MTVQHIAVIMDGNGRWAQQRGLARTKGHREGLEAAKRIVKTVADLHIPYITLYVFSTENWKRTEEEVGFLMGLIQQHLRAELAFYAANNIKVKHIGNAAALPRAIQMDIADIMKKTEHYTGTTMQLAINYGGKDEIIRAIKKLSGRQLETLTEDAFEQLLDTAGVPPVDLVIRTGGEKRLSNFLLWQTAYAEFYSTDILWPDFTPAHLMEALDAYGKRIRRFGRIV, encoded by the coding sequence ATGACAGTGCAGCATATTGCCGTCATTATGGATGGCAACGGGCGATGGGCTCAGCAGCGGGGGTTAGCTCGTACAAAAGGACATCGAGAGGGATTGGAAGCAGCCAAACGGATTGTCAAAACGGTTGCCGATTTACATATACCGTACATCACTCTGTATGTGTTTTCAACGGAAAATTGGAAGCGCACGGAGGAAGAAGTCGGCTTTTTGATGGGGCTCATTCAACAGCATCTCCGTGCAGAGCTCGCCTTTTATGCTGCAAATAATATCAAAGTGAAACATATCGGGAATGCAGCGGCATTGCCTCGTGCAATTCAAATGGATATTGCCGATATAATGAAAAAAACGGAACACTACACGGGGACGACTATGCAGCTTGCCATCAACTACGGTGGTAAAGATGAAATTATCCGTGCAATAAAAAAACTAAGCGGCAGACAACTTGAAACGCTTACGGAAGATGCCTTTGAGCAGTTGCTTGATACGGCTGGTGTTCCACCTGTAGATCTTGTCATCCGTACCGGCGGCGAAAAGCGATTAAGCAATTTTTTGCTATGGCAGACAGCGTATGCCGAATTTTATAGTACGGATATCTTGTGGCCGGATTTTACACCTGCCCATTTGATGGAAGCATTAGACGCTTACGGTAAACGTATACGGCGCTTCGGAAGGATCGTATGA
- a CDS encoding DUF2715 domain-containing protein — protein MKKKILCMFIGLMLMAPFVFSEGVGFSAQVSPVGFMNFNVWTKYDKDTIAHAPTEVRKIFKDYDKFFHDGYNMYALGADLRISSAYLTLNVGLPRQITIDDIKNFGGTLNNNSFIFNGQLGCGGTFFKDSPINLFVGGGVGFDIIRTTRNIPATALALAGWTEDRLIGLLGLGLNVGVSFYFLPHVGIFAGVTDNLSFIQVSNQQYYTHGTVSEYLQKGVKDAKQAVSGLLANNFTARLGIAFKL, from the coding sequence ATGAAAAAGAAGATTTTATGTATGTTTATCGGTTTAATGCTTATGGCACCGTTCGTGTTTTCCGAGGGAGTCGGTTTTTCGGCACAAGTGAGTCCTGTCGGATTTATGAATTTTAATGTGTGGACAAAGTATGATAAAGATACTATTGCTCATGCCCCTACAGAGGTAAGAAAAATATTCAAAGACTATGATAAGTTCTTTCACGACGGCTATAATATGTATGCCTTAGGAGCTGATCTTAGAATAAGCAGTGCGTATCTTACCCTGAATGTGGGACTTCCTCGTCAAATTACTATCGATGATATAAAAAATTTCGGGGGAACATTAAATAACAATTCGTTTATTTTTAACGGACAGCTTGGTTGTGGGGGAACTTTCTTTAAAGATTCTCCCATCAATTTATTCGTTGGGGGCGGTGTAGGATTTGATATCATCAGAACAACAAGAAATATTCCGGCAACAGCATTAGCCTTGGCTGGCTGGACAGAAGACCGCCTCATTGGTTTATTGGGACTCGGCCTTAATGTCGGGGTAAGCTTTTACTTTCTGCCTCATGTAGGTATTTTTGCGGGCGTTACGGATAATCTTTCGTTCATACAGGTATCTAACCAACAGTATTATACTCATGGTACTGTTTCTGAATACTTACAGAAGGGTGTTAAGGATGCTAAACAGGCGGTATCCGGGCTTTTGGCAAACAATTTTACCGCGCGGTTAGGAATTGCTTTTAAGCTGTAG
- a CDS encoding Maf family protein: MEPIILASKSPQRQDILKRLNIPFISIPSEADESVASDLPPEKAVEQIALRKAEAVLRSPLKINTPWIISADTLIFSNGTPMGKPADIDDARKMLQSYSNTAHKVITAICCYDEKLQHISTRISSSQVFFKALSEVEIDWYLSTGEWQGAAGGYRIQGTAACFITKIEGSYSGIVGLPIYELYDILTEHGYSFT; encoded by the coding sequence ATGGAACCGATTATTCTTGCATCGAAGTCACCCCAGCGGCAGGACATCCTTAAGCGTTTAAACATTCCGTTTATCAGTATTCCGTCGGAGGCCGATGAATCTGTCGCCTCCGATCTTCCTCCCGAAAAAGCGGTAGAACAGATTGCATTGCGAAAGGCAGAAGCAGTGCTCCGTTCCCCGCTAAAAATCAATACACCGTGGATTATATCCGCCGATACGCTTATCTTTTCTAATGGTACGCCGATGGGTAAACCTGCCGATATCGATGATGCCCGTAAGATGCTGCAATCGTATTCAAATACGGCGCATAAGGTTATAACGGCGATTTGTTGCTATGATGAAAAATTACAGCACATTTCAACCCGAATCAGCAGTTCTCAAGTGTTTTTTAAGGCATTATCAGAGGTCGAAATCGATTGGTACCTGAGTACCGGGGAATGGCAGGGTGCTGCAGGAGGATACCGTATACAGGGAACCGCAGCTTGTTTTATTACAAAAATAGAAGGTTCATACAGCGGAATCGTAGGCTTGCCTATTTATGAGTTATATGATATTTTGACGGAGCACGGCTACAGCTTTACCTAA